In Deinococcus fonticola, a genomic segment contains:
- a CDS encoding helix-turn-helix domain-containing protein, whose product MTQIQPQTSTRTFVDTVTYRPGAVILYPGKSDMLYRVSSGLVRVHTMDDDGNGLTLRYVKPGEYFGEEALAGVNRAYFAEAVTDSSIDVINPALMSAEDNLVVTTHLVRTLERAYESIYRLVGKRLRARIAGELLELRETALATQLDSGETMIYATHDELAAAVGSVRETVTKVVGELTREGVITAGYGKITLKKEDALKEIAAS is encoded by the coding sequence ATGACCCAGATTCAACCCCAGACCAGCACCCGTACCTTTGTAGACACTGTGACCTACCGTCCCGGTGCCGTGATTCTGTACCCCGGAAAAAGCGATATGCTGTACCGCGTTTCCAGTGGCCTGGTGCGCGTCCATACCATGGACGACGACGGCAATGGCCTGACCCTGCGCTACGTGAAGCCCGGCGAATACTTCGGCGAGGAAGCCCTGGCCGGCGTGAACCGCGCCTACTTTGCTGAGGCCGTTACCGACAGCAGCATCGACGTGATCAACCCCGCCCTGATGAGCGCTGAGGACAACCTGGTCGTGACCACCCACCTGGTGCGCACGCTGGAACGCGCTTACGAAAGCATCTACCGCCTGGTCGGCAAGCGCCTGCGTGCCCGCATTGCCGGTGAGCTGCTGGAACTCCGGGAAACCGCGCTGGCCACCCAACTCGACAGCGGCGAAACCATGATCTACGCCACGCACGACGAACTGGCCGCCGCCGTGGGCAGCGTGCGCGAAACCGTCACCAAGGTCGTCGGCGAACTCACCCGCGAAGGCGTGATTACCGCCGGGTACGGCAAGATCACCCTCAAGAAAGAAGACGCGCTCAAAGAAATTGCCGCTTCCTGA
- a CDS encoding ABC-F family ATP-binding cassette domain-containing protein → MSTLVTAQEVTVVYGDRAVLASVSMSVAAGERVALLGRNGAGKTTLLRLLSGERHPDEGTVWHADGLRTAVLAQHHAHPAGVSVRDLLHAAHPYREAEARLLGLEANLGDPDVLQAWTDLHAHLEAAQAYAWPSRVRRILGRLDLTRFQQREAATLSGGERTRLALALALAREPDILLLDEPTNHLDIRMREWLESWLRDFRGGVILTSHDRDFLDAVATRSVWLQHGEASGYAGGYSRAWAQRELERRTRAKAAKLSGQERARLEDSVAWLDRRGRRSGALKTRVGRVDVLEAPLPERQIRMRLLAGTAHAPLVAWGEHLTRSYGSQVVLQDAAFRLRQGDRVALMGANGTGKTTLMRLLAGDTFPDDTTPPPVLRVAGGVTVASLDQTWHGLNPAETLHGQFERRFGGQTNAILGRAGFTAADWPKTPEMLSGGERARAGLALVSSLRADLLLLDEPTNHLDVEALQALEDAVHAYGGAVVIVTHDRRFAREVANRLWVIEDARLREVQGWGSREYTDPARRLDSDPPPPPPEPSARQQIVPLENQLAQIQTVLDGPPGRLTGREEARLRAQLYHVQQRLYGLYAGAFAAPQWDDQVREPPLTVRAQHLGDGPPGSGGGMFWAANDESCPHLAWDGATLRFSGPAPTWYASALLGGALRILFERWNVGKVQLGESGRLLRRRAYFERVGLIR, encoded by the coding sequence ATGAGCACGCTGGTGACGGCCCAGGAGGTGACCGTGGTGTACGGTGACCGGGCCGTGCTCGCGAGCGTGTCCATGAGTGTGGCGGCGGGGGAGAGGGTGGCGCTGCTGGGCCGCAACGGTGCAGGTAAAACCACGTTGCTGCGCCTGCTGAGCGGCGAACGTCACCCCGACGAGGGCACTGTGTGGCACGCGGACGGCCTGCGAACCGCGGTGCTGGCGCAGCATCACGCGCACCCGGCGGGCGTGTCGGTGCGCGACCTTCTTCACGCCGCGCACCCGTACCGCGAGGCCGAAGCGCGGCTGCTGGGGCTGGAAGCGAACCTGGGCGACCCGGACGTGTTGCAGGCGTGGACGGATTTGCACGCCCACCTGGAGGCGGCGCAGGCGTACGCCTGGCCTTCGCGTGTGCGGCGCATTCTGGGCCGGCTGGACCTGACGCGTTTCCAGCAGCGTGAGGCCGCCACGCTGTCCGGCGGGGAGCGCACGCGGCTGGCGCTGGCGCTGGCACTGGCCCGCGAACCGGATATTCTGCTGCTGGACGAACCCACCAACCACCTGGACATCCGCATGCGTGAATGGCTCGAAAGCTGGCTGCGCGACTTCCGGGGGGGCGTGATCCTGACCAGTCACGACCGCGATTTTCTGGATGCGGTGGCGACCCGCAGCGTGTGGCTCCAGCACGGCGAGGCCAGCGGGTACGCGGGCGGGTATTCCCGCGCCTGGGCGCAGCGCGAACTGGAGCGCCGCACGCGGGCGAAAGCCGCGAAGCTCTCCGGGCAGGAACGGGCGCGGCTGGAAGACAGCGTGGCGTGGCTGGACAGGCGTGGACGGCGCTCGGGTGCCCTGAAAACGCGCGTGGGCCGCGTGGACGTGCTGGAAGCGCCGCTGCCCGAGCGGCAGATCAGAATGCGTCTGCTGGCCGGCACGGCTCACGCCCCACTGGTGGCGTGGGGTGAGCACCTCACCCGGAGTTACGGGTCGCAGGTGGTCTTGCAGGACGCAGCGTTCCGCCTGCGCCAGGGAGACCGGGTGGCCCTCATGGGCGCGAACGGCACCGGCAAAACCACCCTGATGCGTTTACTTGCCGGGGACACCTTCCCGGACGACACCACCCCGCCGCCGGTGCTGCGCGTGGCGGGCGGCGTCACGGTCGCCAGCCTGGACCAGACGTGGCACGGCCTGAATCCTGCCGAGACCCTGCACGGGCAGTTCGAGCGGCGCTTCGGTGGGCAGACGAACGCCATCCTGGGCCGCGCCGGCTTCACGGCCGCCGACTGGCCCAAAACCCCGGAAATGCTGTCGGGCGGCGAACGTGCCCGCGCCGGGCTGGCGCTGGTCAGCAGCCTGCGGGCCGACCTGCTGCTGCTGGACGAACCCACCAACCACCTGGACGTGGAAGCCCTGCAAGCGCTGGAGGACGCCGTTCACGCTTACGGCGGCGCGGTGGTCATCGTTACCCACGACCGGCGTTTCGCCCGCGAGGTGGCGAATCGGCTGTGGGTCATCGAGGACGCCAGGCTGCGCGAAGTACAGGGCTGGGGCAGCCGCGAGTACACCGACCCCGCCCGCCGGCTGGACAGTGACCCGCCCCCCCCACCGCCGGAACCGTCCGCCCGGCAGCAAATCGTACCGCTCGAGAACCAACTTGCCCAGATTCAGACCGTGCTGGACGGCCCCCCCGGTCGCCTGACGGGCCGCGAGGAAGCCCGCCTGCGCGCGCAGCTTTACCACGTTCAGCAGCGCCTGTACGGCCTGTACGCCGGGGCCTTCGCCGCGCCGCAATGGGACGATCAGGTGCGTGAACCGCCCCTCACCGTCCGTGCCCAGCATCTGGGAGACGGCCCCCCAGGTTCCGGGGGCGGCATGTTCTGGGCCGCCAACGACGAAAGCTGCCCTCACCTGGCCTGGGACGGAGCCACCCTGCGCTTCTCTGGCCCCGCGCCCACCTGGTACGCCTCGGCCCTGCTGGGCGGTGCCCTGCGCATTCTGTTCGAGCGCTGGAACGTCGGCAAAGTTCAACTGGGAGAGTCTGGGCGCCTGCTGAGACGCCGCGCATACTTCGAGCGCGTCGGCCTGATCCGCTGA
- a CDS encoding type III polyketide synthase, which produces MIPLQAHVRGMALAFPEFTVTQDMALEVAAMLAPRWAARPSLRNVYLNARIDQRHVVLPPEAYRERLSAGQKAALFKQHSRELATQASRAALTRAKLSADEIDAVVVVTTSGFVTPSLAVAVALDLNLKPEAAQVPLVGYGCAGGVLGLARAAELVNAGYRNVLLVNVELCTLNALHGDDTKSNVVAIALFSDGASAAIISRDGPGPRVLHHHNTLLHDTENIMGWNTTDDGLQVIFDVAVPDVVLAHLPGSLERAFQTFGVTRDDIQHFLPHPGGVKVLNAINEVIAPHQVAPESWETLRTKGNMSSVSVMAVLHDAIENGKHGLSLLTAMGPGFNIGHLLVKL; this is translated from the coding sequence TTGATTCCTTTGCAGGCCCACGTCAGGGGCATGGCGCTGGCTTTCCCGGAGTTCACCGTGACGCAGGACATGGCGCTGGAGGTCGCGGCCATGCTGGCCCCGCGCTGGGCCGCCCGGCCATCACTGCGTAACGTGTACCTCAACGCCCGCATCGACCAGCGGCACGTGGTGCTGCCCCCCGAAGCGTACCGCGAACGCCTGAGCGCCGGGCAGAAAGCGGCGCTGTTCAAGCAGCACAGCCGCGAACTGGCGACGCAGGCCAGCCGCGCCGCGCTGACGCGGGCGAAGTTGAGCGCCGATGAGATCGATGCCGTGGTGGTCGTCACCACGTCCGGGTTCGTGACGCCCTCGCTGGCGGTGGCGGTGGCCCTTGACCTGAACCTGAAACCCGAAGCCGCGCAGGTGCCGCTGGTCGGGTACGGCTGCGCGGGCGGGGTGCTGGGCCTGGCCCGCGCCGCCGAACTGGTCAACGCCGGGTACCGCAACGTGTTGCTGGTCAACGTGGAACTCTGCACCCTGAACGCCCTGCACGGCGACGACACGAAAAGCAACGTGGTCGCCATTGCGCTGTTCAGTGACGGAGCGAGCGCCGCGATCATCTCGCGTGACGGCCCCGGCCCCCGTGTCTTGCACCACCACAACACGCTGCTGCACGACACGGAGAACATCATGGGGTGGAACACCACCGACGACGGCCTGCAAGTCATCTTCGACGTAGCCGTGCCCGACGTGGTGCTGGCGCACTTGCCCGGCTCGCTGGAACGCGCCTTCCAGACCTTCGGCGTCACCCGGGACGATATTCAGCATTTTCTGCCGCATCCGGGTGGGGTCAAAGTCCTGAACGCCATCAACGAGGTAATCGCGCCGCACCAGGTGGCGCCGGAATCATGGGAGACGCTGCGCACCAAAGGCAACATGTCCAGCGTGTCGGTGATGGCCGTGCTGCACGACGCGATTGAGAACGGCAAGCACGGCCTGTCCCTGCTGACCGCCATGGGGCCGGGTTTCAACATCGGTCACCTCCTGGTGAAGCTGTGA
- a CDS encoding lytic transglycosylase domain-containing protein, with protein sequence MKPLFIFAVLASGYASAGCVPQANWIEAIRAEEVRYGMPQNLLYNLIKKESQFCPGARSRVGAMGLAQMMPGTARLLKVNPWNPVDSIRGAARYLNQQFTTFNSWPLALAAYNAGPGNVTKYRGIPPFRETRGYVAAIMGGTDSGVPVVMAARSGTAPVITTKNTIIAAPSVSSSGPWTTPAPLVEQKRP encoded by the coding sequence ATGAAGCCTCTCTTTATCTTTGCCGTGCTTGCCAGCGGATATGCCTCCGCAGGCTGCGTTCCCCAAGCCAACTGGATCGAGGCCATCCGCGCCGAGGAAGTCCGCTATGGTATGCCGCAGAACCTGCTGTACAACCTGATCAAGAAAGAAAGTCAGTTCTGCCCGGGTGCCCGCAGCCGTGTGGGCGCGATGGGCCTGGCGCAGATGATGCCCGGCACCGCCCGGCTATTGAAGGTCAACCCCTGGAACCCTGTGGACAGCATCCGGGGCGCCGCCCGCTACCTGAATCAGCAGTTCACCACCTTCAACTCCTGGCCGCTGGCTCTGGCCGCCTACAACGCCGGGCCGGGCAACGTCACGAAGTACCGCGGCATTCCGCCCTTCCGGGAAACGCGCGGTTACGTCGCGGCCATCATGGGCGGCACCGACTCCGGCGTCCCGGTCGTCATGGCGGCCCGCTCCGGCACCGCGCCTGTCATCACCACGAAAAACACCATCATCGCCGCTCCCAGCGTGTCCAGCAGCGGGCCGTGGACGACCCCCGCCCCCCTGGTCGAACAGAAAAGGCCTTAA
- a CDS encoding thiolase family protein, whose protein sequence is MRDAVIVSAVRTPVGRGVKGTLANTRPDDLAALVLNEAVKRAGVSADVVEDVYLGCAMPEAEQGLNVARLAALRAGMPDSVGGVTVNRFCSSGLQTIAMAAAAIQTGQADVMLAGGVESMSFVPMSGHNPSPNPELVDSRPGAYIGMGLTAENVAAKYGVTREDQDKFALLSHQKAAAAQDAGKFDAEIVPVPVRVDKLKGTKLKSETLSFDKDELIRRDANLDDMAKVRPAFKATGSVSAANSSPFSDGAAAVLLMSGEKAQELGVKPLAKFLGFAVAGVAPEIMGIGPVAAVPKVLKQTGLTLDDIDLIELNEAFAAQSLAVVRELGLDETKLNVNGGAIALGHPLGCSGAKLTTTAIYELQRRGGGKALITMCIGGGMGAAGIIEVYPAEAAD, encoded by the coding sequence ATGCGTGATGCTGTTATCGTTTCTGCTGTTCGTACCCCCGTTGGGCGTGGTGTGAAAGGCACCCTCGCCAATACTCGCCCCGATGACCTCGCCGCGCTGGTGCTGAATGAAGCTGTTAAACGCGCTGGCGTGAGCGCCGACGTGGTGGAGGACGTTTACCTGGGGTGCGCCATGCCCGAAGCCGAGCAGGGCCTGAACGTGGCCCGTCTGGCGGCGCTGCGTGCGGGGATGCCGGACAGCGTGGGCGGCGTGACGGTGAACCGCTTCTGCTCCAGTGGCCTCCAGACCATCGCCATGGCGGCGGCGGCCATTCAGACCGGGCAGGCGGACGTGATGCTGGCGGGCGGCGTGGAAAGCATGTCGTTCGTGCCTATGAGCGGCCATAACCCTAGCCCCAACCCGGAACTGGTGGACAGCCGTCCCGGCGCTTACATCGGCATGGGCCTGACGGCAGAAAACGTGGCGGCCAAGTACGGCGTGACCCGCGAGGATCAGGACAAATTTGCGCTCTTAAGCCACCAGAAGGCGGCGGCGGCGCAGGACGCCGGCAAGTTCGACGCGGAAATCGTGCCGGTGCCGGTGCGTGTAGACAAACTGAAGGGCACGAAACTGAAGTCCGAAACGCTGAGCTTCGATAAGGACGAACTCATTCGCCGGGATGCCAACCTGGACGACATGGCGAAGGTGCGCCCGGCCTTCAAGGCGACCGGCAGCGTGAGTGCCGCCAACTCCAGCCCCTTCAGCGACGGCGCAGCGGCCGTGCTGCTGATGAGCGGCGAGAAGGCGCAGGAACTGGGCGTGAAACCCCTGGCGAAATTCCTGGGCTTCGCGGTGGCGGGCGTCGCGCCGGAAATCATGGGCATCGGCCCGGTGGCCGCCGTGCCGAAAGTCCTGAAGCAGACCGGACTGACGCTGGACGACATTGACCTGATCGAGCTGAACGAGGCGTTTGCCGCGCAGTCCCTCGCCGTGGTGCGCGAACTGGGCCTGGACGAAACGAAGCTGAACGTGAACGGCGGCGCGATTGCGCTGGGCCACCCGCTGGGATGCAGCGGCGCGAAGCTGACGACCACCGCCATTTACGAGCTGCAACGTCGGGGCGGTGGCAAGGCGCTGATCACCATGTGCATCGGCGGGGGCATGGGCGCCGCCGGCATTATCGAGGTGTACCCCGCAGAAGCAGCCGACTGA
- a CDS encoding FAD-dependent oxidoreductase, producing MTLPYTPERPLRVAVIGSGPSGIYTAESLLKQTNLPVSVDVYDRLPTPYGLVRYGVAPDHLTIKSVTKGFEKTLGDPRVRFLGNVEFGRDITLAELKAHYDAVVYTVGASSDRRLGIPGEDLKGSLSATEFVAWYNGHPDAATRDLLLNATGVAVVGVGNVALDVARILVKTTRELHESDIAPHALPVLEKSDVKDVWILGRRGPAQAAFTTKELREFGELEVTEPIVNPDEIALTEAEETAITDNVKKKNVEVLRDFAARTPEGKDRRVHLRFLVSPVEILSDGQGNVAGLKVEKNRLDENGNAVGTGVYETLPVQLVLRSVGYRGVALPDVPFDEKRGVIPNDEGRVQGRGGEYTAGWIKRGPSGVVGTNRKCAADTVALLLADAGSGHLPAAPNASPADVDALLSGKGVDVYSFADWQALDAQELAQGQAAGRPRHKIVHREEMLKHRKA from the coding sequence ATGACCCTTCCGTATACCCCCGAACGGCCCCTGCGCGTGGCCGTGATCGGCAGCGGCCCCAGCGGTATCTACACGGCCGAGTCCCTACTAAAACAGACCAACCTGCCCGTATCGGTGGATGTGTACGACCGCCTGCCCACCCCCTACGGCCTGGTGCGCTACGGCGTGGCCCCGGACCACCTGACCATCAAAAGCGTGACCAAGGGCTTCGAGAAGACCCTCGGCGACCCGCGCGTGCGGTTCCTGGGCAACGTCGAGTTCGGCAGGGACATCACCCTGGCCGAACTCAAGGCGCATTACGACGCGGTGGTGTATACCGTGGGGGCCAGCAGTGACCGCCGCCTGGGCATCCCCGGCGAAGACCTGAAAGGCAGCCTGAGCGCCACCGAATTCGTCGCCTGGTACAACGGTCACCCGGACGCCGCCACGCGCGACCTGCTGCTGAACGCCACCGGGGTGGCCGTGGTGGGCGTGGGGAATGTGGCGCTGGACGTGGCGCGTATCCTGGTCAAGACCACCCGGGAACTGCACGAGTCCGACATCGCCCCGCACGCCCTGCCGGTGCTGGAGAAAAGTGACGTGAAGGACGTGTGGATTCTGGGCCGCCGTGGCCCGGCGCAGGCGGCCTTTACCACCAAGGAACTGCGCGAGTTCGGCGAACTGGAAGTCACGGAACCCATCGTGAACCCCGACGAGATCGCCCTGACGGAAGCCGAGGAAACGGCCATCACCGACAACGTGAAGAAGAAGAACGTGGAGGTGCTGCGCGACTTCGCGGCCCGCACGCCGGAAGGCAAGGACAGGCGCGTTCACCTGCGTTTCCTGGTCTCCCCTGTGGAAATCCTGAGTGACGGTCAGGGCAACGTGGCGGGCCTGAAAGTCGAGAAGAACCGCCTGGACGAAAACGGGAACGCCGTGGGCACGGGCGTGTACGAGACGCTGCCGGTGCAGCTGGTGCTGCGTTCGGTGGGTTACCGGGGCGTGGCGCTGCCGGACGTGCCTTTCGACGAGAAACGCGGCGTGATTCCCAACGACGAAGGGCGGGTGCAGGGCCGCGGCGGCGAGTACACCGCCGGGTGGATCAAACGCGGCCCGAGTGGCGTGGTCGGCACCAACCGCAAGTGCGCCGCCGACACCGTGGCCCTGCTGCTGGCAGACGCCGGCAGCGGCCACCTGCCCGCCGCGCCGAACGCCAGCCCCGCCGACGTGGACGCCTTGCTGAGCGGCAAGGGCGTGGACGTGTACTCGTTTGCGGACTGGCAGGCGCTGGACGCTCAGGAACTCGCGCAGGGGCAGGCCGCCGGACGCCCACGCCACAAGATCGTTCACCGTGAGGAGATGCTCAAACACCGCAAGGCCTGA
- a CDS encoding alpha/beta hydrolase encodes MKERPSILERLHALPKRKIARWAAVGYVAVVIGGAFLGAEIALRSKTRWVKGTFVPVGRRGNSVFLPASPETLSRGVIGMVPIRPNRGHALLGEAKVVGTLVRREILRERGRIPDGSVAWASTFVYNGTPSQLGVEFENTSVPTDVGDMPAWFIPQLHGAAAAEGKDAIAIVIHGHGGQRAQALRMLPTLMESGVASLFVTFRNAYGAPRIGKGYLTLGDQEADDVLHALDWAKERGFKRAILYGFSMGGNIALCAAQRQDRWPIPVTGVILDCPALEWRDVMYSQGERYGLPRFLAGPVARLTELIVTRRSGQNFDTVDQLAAATRFTLPMLLFHGTRDRTIPIRQSDQLAQLRPDLVEYHRVEGAKHIRCWNISPRKYDEAVLNFIRKVLPEVGK; translated from the coding sequence ATGAAAGAACGTCCTTCCATTCTTGAGCGCCTCCATGCCTTGCCCAAGCGAAAAATCGCCAGGTGGGCCGCTGTGGGGTACGTGGCTGTCGTGATTGGGGGGGCGTTCCTGGGGGCGGAAATTGCCCTGCGTTCCAAGACGCGGTGGGTAAAGGGCACGTTCGTTCCGGTGGGGCGGCGGGGAAATTCGGTGTTCCTTCCTGCCTCGCCGGAGACCCTCAGCCGGGGTGTCATCGGGATGGTGCCTATCAGGCCGAACCGGGGCCACGCGCTGCTGGGCGAGGCGAAAGTGGTGGGAACACTGGTTCGGCGCGAGATTCTGCGCGAACGGGGCCGGATTCCGGACGGTTCCGTGGCGTGGGCCTCCACCTTCGTCTACAACGGCACGCCCTCCCAGCTGGGCGTGGAGTTCGAGAACACCAGTGTTCCCACCGACGTGGGGGACATGCCCGCGTGGTTCATTCCGCAGCTGCACGGCGCTGCTGCCGCTGAAGGGAAAGACGCCATTGCCATCGTCATTCACGGTCACGGGGGGCAACGGGCGCAGGCCCTGCGGATGCTGCCGACCCTGATGGAATCCGGCGTGGCCAGCCTGTTCGTGACCTTCCGCAACGCTTACGGCGCGCCGCGCATAGGCAAGGGCTACCTGACCCTGGGCGATCAGGAAGCGGACGACGTGCTGCACGCGCTGGACTGGGCCAAGGAACGCGGGTTCAAGCGCGCTATTCTGTACGGCTTTTCCATGGGCGGCAACATTGCCCTGTGCGCCGCGCAGAGACAGGATCGCTGGCCCATTCCCGTTACAGGCGTCATTCTCGACTGCCCCGCACTGGAATGGCGGGACGTGATGTACAGCCAGGGCGAACGCTACGGCCTGCCCAGGTTCCTCGCCGGCCCCGTCGCCAGGCTGACCGAACTGATCGTGACCCGCCGCAGCGGCCAGAACTTCGACACCGTCGACCAGCTTGCCGCCGCCACCCGCTTTACCCTGCCCATGCTGCTGTTTCACGGCACGCGGGACAGAACCATTCCGATTCGTCAGAGCGACCAGCTGGCCCAGCTTCGCCCGGACCTCGTGGAGTACCACCGCGTGGAAGGAGCCAAGCACATCCGCTGCTGGAACATCAGCCCCAGGAAGTATGACGAAGCCGTCTTGAACTTCATCAGGAAGGTTTTGCCAGAGGTAGGGAAGTGA
- a CDS encoding isoprenylcysteine carboxyl methyltransferase family protein has product MKARAFTPLLVGALVTQRLLELRHARQNERLARQAGATEHGRGHYPAIVLLHAAWLAGLLLEGRQSSQPINKPALATALALQVLRYKVMNDLGVYWNTRILIWPGAKRVEKGTYKFIRHPNYWVVMAELYVVPQIVQAHKTSLIGGTLNLLLLHFIRIPAEEKALRNYDQQA; this is encoded by the coding sequence GTGAAGGCCCGCGCTTTCACGCCGCTGCTGGTAGGCGCCCTGGTCACGCAGCGCCTGCTGGAACTGCGGCACGCCCGGCAAAACGAGCGGCTGGCCCGGCAGGCAGGAGCCACCGAACACGGCCGGGGCCATTACCCCGCCATCGTGCTGCTGCACGCGGCCTGGCTGGCCGGGCTGCTGCTGGAAGGCCGGCAGTCCAGCCAGCCCATCAACAAACCCGCGCTGGCCACCGCGCTGGCCCTTCAGGTTTTGCGCTACAAGGTCATGAATGACCTGGGCGTGTACTGGAACACCCGCATCCTGATCTGGCCCGGCGCGAAGCGGGTCGAGAAGGGCACGTACAAGTTCATCAGACACCCGAACTACTGGGTGGTCATGGCTGAACTGTATGTGGTGCCGCAGATCGTGCAGGCGCACAAGACCTCACTGATCGGCGGCACCCTGAACCTGCTGCTGCTCCACTTCATTCGTATTCCGGCCGAGGAAAAGGCGCTGAGAAACTACGACCAGCAGGCTTAA
- a CDS encoding nitroreductase family protein, whose translation MPSAPHEARLLDAIFQRRTTNGPFKPDPVPRDVQHLLLSAAGAAPSHFNSQPWRFVLIENRQTIEQVAEISGQSMSALIEQGLFFNRYKKYFRFTEAEMETRRDGLHLDHLPGPLRPFTPHVFSDTGLALMKKLGVPGKLGEDNRKLVAGSPLLLAVLLDKEEYRPGELSGFYSVFGMGAAMENIWLAVGPLGLGIQFISTPMELPEQWEKMKTLLRVPPDLELMAVYRLGYVPDSDRRPSIDWSSRHRKHLSQYVYRENCTVPEETVPEETAPGEAS comes from the coding sequence ATGCCCAGCGCACCCCACGAAGCTCGCCTCTTGGACGCCATTTTTCAGCGTCGAACCACCAACGGGCCTTTTAAACCTGACCCCGTGCCGCGCGACGTTCAGCACCTGCTGCTCAGCGCGGCGGGCGCGGCCCCCAGTCACTTCAATTCTCAGCCGTGGCGCTTCGTGCTGATCGAGAATCGCCAGACCATCGAGCAGGTCGCTGAAATTTCCGGGCAGAGCATGAGCGCGCTGATCGAGCAGGGCCTTTTTTTCAACCGCTACAAGAAGTACTTCCGCTTTACCGAGGCCGAGATGGAGACGCGGCGCGACGGCCTTCACCTCGATCACCTGCCCGGCCCGCTGCGCCCCTTCACGCCGCACGTCTTCAGCGACACGGGACTGGCCCTGATGAAGAAACTGGGCGTGCCGGGCAAATTGGGCGAGGACAACCGCAAACTGGTGGCGGGCAGTCCCCTTCTGCTGGCGGTGCTGCTCGACAAAGAAGAGTACCGCCCCGGCGAACTGTCGGGGTTTTACAGTGTGTTCGGCATGGGGGCCGCCATGGAGAACATCTGGCTGGCGGTGGGGCCGCTGGGGCTGGGAATTCAGTTCATCAGTACGCCCATGGAGTTGCCGGAGCAGTGGGAGAAAATGAAGACCCTGCTGCGCGTGCCACCGGACCTGGAACTGATGGCGGTGTACCGCCTGGGGTACGTACCGGACTCCGACAGACGGCCCAGCATCGACTGGTCGAGCCGGCACCGCAAGCACCTGTCGCAGTACGTCTACCGTGAGAACTGCACCGTGCCTGAAGAGACCGTGCCTGAAGAGACCGCGCCTGGGGAAGCGTCTTGA